A stretch of Dehalococcoidia bacterium DNA encodes these proteins:
- a CDS encoding response regulator transcription factor translates to MRKYILIVEDDVAMLKFLRINLAARGYEVRTAVDGPGALKQAELRVPNLILLDLNLPGINGFEVLGRIRDWCSVPILVISARCDESDKVLCLDNGADDYILKPFGLNELLARVRALLRRTETNHIQMNSSRFKCRELELDFNSMQLQRNGKSIKLTEIEYRTLKLLTINAGKVLTHNMILSDVWGSAYQDNNQYTHVIINRLRKKIEQDISNPVFIQTVPGVGYRFCAN, encoded by the coding sequence ATGCGTAAATATATTCTGATTGTCGAAGATGACGTTGCCATGCTTAAATTCCTGCGGATAAACCTCGCTGCAAGGGGATACGAGGTTCGCACCGCGGTCGACGGGCCGGGAGCGCTCAAACAGGCGGAATTAAGAGTTCCCAATCTCATTCTGCTTGACCTTAACCTCCCCGGAATAAACGGCTTCGAGGTACTGGGCAGGATCAGGGATTGGTGCAGTGTACCGATACTTGTTATCAGCGCCCGCTGTGACGAAAGCGATAAAGTGCTCTGCCTTGACAACGGCGCCGACGACTATATCTTAAAGCCTTTTGGTTTGAATGAACTGCTTGCGAGGGTGAGAGCATTGTTACGACGAACTGAGACCAATCATATACAGATGAATTCTTCCAGGTTCAAATGCCGTGAACTCGAACTGGATTTCAATTCTATGCAACTGCAAAGGAACGGAAAATCGATAAAACTAACAGAAATCGAATACAGAACCCTCAAACTACTGACCATAAACGCGGGTAAGGTACTTACTCACAACATGATCCTCAGTGATGTCTGGGGAAGTGCATATCAGGATAACAATCAGTACACGCACGTCATCATCAATCGGCTGCGCAAGAAAATAGAGCAGGATATATCCAACCCTGTATTCATTCAAACAGTGCCGGGCGTAGGTTACCGGTTTTGCGCCAACTGA